The proteins below come from a single Streptomyces sp. M92 genomic window:
- a CDS encoding FtsK/SpoIIIE domain-containing protein, producing MRRRGGLGAWARRLAGGRGGAQGAGGPGPHPPGAEAATAAPTAPAPGTSSAPETWPDPASLLLTALGPGPRLWERGPGHPEALTVRLGTADRVAPGGDTPLPAVPVTAGLREVGALGLAGPRGRLAGLARAVLAQLAALHSADVLEIVLISADRSRPLAERSAEWSWLGWLPQLRPGHGQDCRLLLAYDREQAMARSHELLRRLEDQLADALNGGTRPPAPAPPATVIPAQPTAPEHDARHPGPPHTDAHTDAHTDTDTARRPSWARPDDGSDPADGRFAGPYTVVVVDGDPGGADVREAVARLAVEGPRAGVHVVCLAETAAASPTSPVAETYEAACAVSPVFRECGAVALLSGDVATALRLLRVARTEASANGRGGPVGHGTLGTVDAVSLAWAERFARALAPLRTDQPGGERHARVSAPLPQAARLLDELGLARATPASLMARWADAADDTQALGGRAHAVLGAGPRGPVAVDLAAEGPHLLVEGPPGSGRTELLRALVASLASAERPDRLGIVLMDGRDSVSAGGGHGEGLRVCTDVPHVTTHLTANDPVRMREFAQSLSAELKRRAELLGRSHFAEWHTGREVSGRLVAQRAHAGGTPGGTAADATAETGDVDSPPSSTLRLRPGAARRRTAAVPPLPRLVVVVDDLDALVTPPLGSPGRPAAGSVMRALEAVAREGERLGVHLVAATAPGGRTAQTEPSLRAALRVTLDAPVPGPDEPAPGRGRLARPDGQATAFQGGRVTGRIPRTATLRPTVVPLEWHRMGDPPTRRPVRELGNGPTDLALLASALERAAREVSAAEVPSLL from the coding sequence GTGCGCAGGCGTGGCGGGCTCGGGGCGTGGGCGCGGCGGCTGGCCGGGGGACGCGGCGGGGCCCAGGGCGCCGGCGGGCCCGGCCCGCACCCCCCCGGCGCCGAGGCGGCCACCGCCGCACCGACGGCCCCGGCGCCCGGAACCTCGAGCGCACCGGAGACCTGGCCGGACCCCGCCTCCCTCCTGCTGACGGCGCTCGGGCCGGGCCCCCGGCTGTGGGAGCGCGGCCCGGGTCACCCGGAGGCGCTCACCGTGCGGCTGGGTACGGCCGACCGGGTGGCGCCCGGCGGCGACACACCGCTGCCCGCGGTGCCGGTGACCGCCGGCCTGCGCGAGGTCGGCGCCCTCGGGCTGGCCGGCCCGCGCGGGCGGCTCGCCGGGCTGGCCCGCGCGGTGCTGGCCCAGCTCGCCGCGCTGCACTCCGCCGACGTGCTGGAGATCGTTCTGATCAGCGCAGACCGTTCCCGTCCGCTCGCGGAGCGGTCGGCCGAGTGGTCTTGGCTGGGCTGGCTGCCGCAGCTGCGCCCGGGACACGGCCAGGACTGCCGCCTGCTGCTCGCCTACGACCGGGAGCAGGCCATGGCCCGCTCCCACGAGCTGCTGCGCCGCCTGGAGGACCAGCTGGCGGACGCCCTGAACGGCGGCACCCGCCCACCCGCCCCGGCGCCCCCCGCGACCGTGATCCCCGCCCAGCCCACGGCTCCCGAGCACGACGCGCGGCACCCCGGCCCGCCGCACACGGACGCGCACACCGACGCGCACACCGACACCGACACCGCCCGACGGCCCTCCTGGGCGCGGCCGGACGACGGCTCCGACCCGGCGGACGGGCGCTTCGCGGGCCCGTACACGGTGGTCGTCGTGGACGGCGACCCCGGCGGTGCCGACGTGCGGGAGGCGGTGGCGAGGCTGGCCGTGGAGGGACCCCGGGCCGGCGTCCACGTCGTGTGCCTCGCCGAGACGGCCGCCGCCTCCCCGACGTCCCCGGTGGCGGAGACGTACGAGGCGGCCTGCGCGGTGTCCCCCGTGTTCCGCGAGTGCGGCGCCGTGGCACTGCTCAGCGGCGACGTGGCGACAGCCCTGCGGCTGCTGCGCGTGGCCCGCACCGAGGCGTCCGCGAACGGCCGGGGCGGCCCGGTCGGCCACGGCACCCTCGGCACGGTGGACGCCGTCTCCCTCGCCTGGGCCGAGCGGTTCGCGCGGGCCCTGGCGCCGCTGCGCACCGACCAGCCCGGCGGCGAGCGGCACGCGCGTGTGTCCGCGCCGCTGCCCCAGGCCGCCCGCCTGCTCGACGAACTGGGCCTCGCCCGGGCCACCCCGGCATCCCTGATGGCACGGTGGGCGGACGCGGCCGACGACACCCAGGCCCTGGGCGGACGCGCGCACGCCGTCCTGGGCGCCGGGCCGCGTGGCCCGGTCGCCGTCGACCTCGCCGCCGAGGGACCGCATCTGCTGGTCGAGGGGCCGCCCGGCAGCGGCCGCACCGAGCTGCTGCGGGCGCTCGTCGCCTCCCTCGCCTCCGCCGAACGCCCCGACCGGCTCGGGATCGTCCTGATGGACGGCCGGGACAGCGTGAGCGCGGGCGGCGGGCACGGCGAGGGCCTGCGCGTCTGCACGGACGTACCGCACGTCACCACGCACCTCACCGCCAACGACCCGGTCCGCATGCGGGAGTTCGCACAGTCCCTGAGCGCGGAGCTGAAGCGGCGGGCCGAGCTGCTGGGCCGTTCGCACTTCGCCGAGTGGCACACCGGACGCGAGGTGTCGGGCCGGCTGGTCGCCCAGCGCGCCCACGCGGGCGGCACCCCGGGCGGCACCGCGGCCGACGCGACGGCGGAGACCGGGGACGTCGACTCCCCGCCCAGCTCCACCCTTCGCCTGCGGCCGGGCGCCGCCCGGCGCCGCACCGCCGCCGTGCCGCCGCTCCCCCGCCTCGTCGTGGTTGTGGACGACCTGGACGCACTGGTCACTCCCCCGCTCGGCTCCCCCGGGCGGCCCGCCGCCGGGTCGGTGATGCGGGCCCTGGAGGCCGTCGCGCGGGAAGGCGAGCGCCTCGGCGTGCACTTGGTGGCCGCCACCGCCCCCGGGGGGCGCACGGCCCAGACGGAGCCTTCCCTGCGCGCCGCCCTGCGGGTCACCCTCGACGCGCCGGTGCCGGGCCCTGACGAACCGGCGCCGGGCCGCGGCCGGCTGGCCCGCCCCGACGGACAGGCCACGGCGTTCCAGGGCGGCCGGGTCACGGGCCGCATCCCGCGGACGGCGACCCTGCGCCCGACGGTGGTCCCGCTGGAGTGGCACCGCATGGGCGACCCGCCCACCCGTCGGCCGGTACGCGAGCTGGGCAACGGGCCGACGGACCTGGCGCTGCTGGCCAGCGCGTTGGAGCGGGCGGCGCGCGAGGTATCGGCGGCTGAGGTGCCCTCACTGTTGTAG
- a CDS encoding serine/threonine-protein kinase codes for MRPVGSKYLLEEPLGRGATGTVWRARQRETAGAEAAVAGQPGETVAIKVLKEELASDPDIVMRFLRERSVLLRLTHPNIVRVRDLVVEGELLALVMDLVEGPDLHRYLRENGPFTPVAAALLTAQIADALAASHADGVVHRDLKPANVLLKQDGGEMHPMLTDFGIARLADSPGLTRTHEFVGTPAYVAPESAEGRPQTSAVDIYGAGILLYELVTGRPPFGGGSALEVLHQHLSAEPRRPSTVPDPLWTVIERCLRKNPDDRPSAENLARGLRVVAEGIGVHATSAQIGAAENVGALLAPDPAPAQVPGAPGAADPTQVLPHNAPGAYDPNGATSVLPHTGDPAGAADPTAVLPNRGAADPTAVMPPVPPGQPGGPGQGQGGGPEDPHPWQNQLRAARDRNEQTQVQYLDPDQDPLRRRPQRQVSRPQQPPRQAPQGPPQGPPPGYGYPQQHQPQRYANPQPQQPQQAPRPQPQRYAPPPTPEPQPPRREPRPPRQRSANPMRIPGLGCLKGCLFTLVILFVAGWLIWELSPLQEWIGTGKGYWEQLTDWFTTATDWIGELGGDGGSDGGGTSTGG; via the coding sequence GTGCGGCCGGTAGGCAGCAAGTACCTCCTCGAGGAGCCCCTCGGCCGCGGTGCCACGGGCACCGTCTGGCGTGCCCGCCAGCGCGAGACCGCGGGCGCCGAGGCCGCCGTGGCCGGACAGCCCGGCGAGACCGTCGCGATCAAGGTCCTCAAGGAGGAGCTCGCGAGCGACCCCGACATCGTGATGCGCTTCCTGCGGGAGCGCTCCGTCCTGCTGCGGCTGACCCACCCCAACATCGTCCGGGTCCGCGACCTGGTCGTCGAGGGGGAGCTGCTGGCGCTCGTCATGGACCTCGTCGAGGGCCCCGACCTGCACCGCTACCTGCGCGAGAACGGGCCCTTCACCCCGGTCGCCGCCGCCCTGCTCACTGCCCAGATCGCCGACGCCCTCGCCGCCAGCCACGCCGACGGCGTCGTGCACCGCGACCTGAAACCGGCCAACGTGCTGCTCAAGCAGGACGGCGGCGAGATGCACCCGATGCTCACCGACTTCGGCATCGCGCGGCTGGCCGACTCACCCGGCCTCACCCGCACCCACGAGTTCGTCGGCACCCCCGCCTACGTCGCGCCGGAGTCCGCCGAGGGCCGCCCGCAGACCTCCGCCGTCGACATCTACGGCGCCGGCATCCTGCTGTACGAGCTGGTCACCGGACGGCCCCCGTTCGGCGGCGGCTCCGCCCTGGAGGTACTGCACCAGCACCTGAGCGCCGAGCCGCGCCGCCCCTCGACCGTCCCCGACCCGCTGTGGACGGTCATAGAGCGCTGCCTGCGCAAGAACCCCGACGACCGCCCCAGCGCCGAGAACCTCGCCCGCGGCCTGCGCGTCGTCGCCGAGGGCATCGGCGTGCACGCGACCAGCGCGCAGATCGGCGCCGCCGAGAACGTCGGCGCGCTCCTCGCCCCCGACCCGGCGCCCGCACAGGTCCCGGGCGCCCCCGGCGCCGCCGACCCCACGCAGGTGCTCCCGCACAACGCGCCCGGCGCCTACGACCCGAACGGCGCCACCAGCGTCCTGCCGCACACCGGCGACCCCGCGGGCGCCGCCGACCCCACCGCCGTACTCCCCAACCGCGGCGCGGCCGACCCGACCGCCGTCATGCCGCCCGTGCCGCCGGGACAGCCGGGCGGACCCGGGCAGGGCCAGGGCGGCGGGCCCGAGGACCCGCACCCCTGGCAGAACCAGCTCCGCGCCGCCCGCGACCGCAACGAGCAGACCCAGGTCCAGTACCTCGACCCGGACCAGGACCCGCTGCGCCGCCGCCCCCAGCGGCAGGTCTCCCGCCCGCAGCAGCCGCCCCGCCAGGCCCCCCAGGGACCGCCGCAGGGACCGCCGCCCGGCTACGGCTATCCGCAGCAGCACCAGCCGCAGCGGTACGCCAACCCGCAGCCGCAGCAGCCCCAGCAGGCGCCCCGGCCCCAGCCGCAGCGCTACGCCCCGCCGCCCACGCCGGAGCCGCAGCCGCCCCGGCGCGAGCCCCGGCCGCCCCGGCAGCGCAGCGCCAACCCCATGCGCATCCCCGGACTCGGCTGCCTCAAGGGATGCCTGTTCACGCTCGTCATCCTCTTCGTGGCCGGCTGGCTGATCTGGGAGCTGAGCCCGCTCCAGGAGTGGATCGGCACGGGCAAGGGCTACTGGGAGCAGCTGACCGACTGGTTCACCACCGCGACCGACTGGATCGGCGAGCTCGGCGGCGACGGCGGCTCGGACGGCGGGGGGACGTCGACCGGCGGCTGA